GGTTTGCTGCGATCACAATCAGAAATAGAacttatttcattatttgttttgaaTGTTGGAAATTATACATGGCTTCTTTTCAAGTATTTCCATTTAAgactgattcatttatttatctaaaattataGAATAGCATCACCAGTGCTGGATCATGTTTTTTCAGTTGGTgagtatttattttaaggaaaaggaaaatttatttaacTGGTAGCATGAAATGGAAGCATCACATTAAAAATCTAAAAGAGTAttagatttattttcattataagcATGATGTGTTCATTAAAAAGTAggtatatatagaaaactaaaataaaactatctctCATGTGCAAacactttttgtattttcttccatttattctaggcatatttttgttttatttaaatcctATGCCCtacaaaaaaatgtatgaattgTCAGATACATATAACATTATGAAGCAAACACCTTTGTAACCACTACACAAGTCAGCTATGGAAAAATATGGAGGTTACAGATGCCCCCATACATTCATCTTGCCAATAAGTCATTAAATGAGCAGGTATCCTTAAATAATGTCTTTTAAGGTTTTCTAAAGAGGCATAAATAATATTAATGACAGCTTATGCTCAACAATATGTTTCATTCATGTTTTTTGTAATTGTGTTTTGTTCCATTTGATCACTCTCTGCTTTTCCTTAGTATAAAATAATCAGAATCATTTTTCCATACTAGTAGGACAAGTAGTTAGTATTCTGAATAACACTAAGATAAACATTCTTGATAGTATCCCCTAACACACAGGTGAATGCAATCCTGCTGGATGCATATCTAGGAGCAACATTTTTGTGATGAATGTacgttgttttttaatttggacACCAATTCATGTGCCAGCCTCATAGGAGTGTTCCTACAGCTTCACGTTTCACATACTTTCTATAGTTAGtccatttgaatttttattgtgCAGATAGATACATGATGAATTTCATTtggttattatttaaattttcctggCTACTAAtgagttattttcttttgttttctggccaTTTGGATTATAATTCTGTAGTTTCTTGTCAACTTTCCATCTGAGTTTTCTGAGTTTTGATCTGGAACACTTATTAATGATGCATCTAACTCCTTTCTGTTGAAAATTTTCACTCTGAATGATTTCCTTTATGATGAACATGACCTAATTAATGCAATTTGAGCAATCACTGTTTCTCCTTACGGTTAATAATCTGTGCAATATTTTTTCATACCAATGTCATGAAGATAACATATCTTATTATCTAAAGCTTACATATGTTGTATTCATATCAGATTTACAAAGTGGAATTCTGGAATtctgtaatcctttttttttcagaaatgataTGATTATAGGTCAagttctctcttttatttaaatacCCACTTGATTCTAATTAAATTAGTACAGTTTGTGAAAGGATCaccttttctacattttttttggcAGCATTCCCTTTTACATATgcaagtgtgtgcatgtgttgggTATGTGTTGTGCTCTCTACTATATATCACTCCTGTGCTTGTCAATTGTTGAGTTATATCTCAATGTTTGAATTCCACACTATTATACTAAGGAATGTTGTCCAATAAAGTAGGTTCTGTCAATTTACTGTTCTTCAAGTGTGCCTTGGCTGTAATTACTGTATTTGTTTTCACGATAGTTTTGGAATCAGCCTAAATTACAAATATACACTTTCCCACCCTCCACCTCACCCTTCCACACACTGATGGAATTTTATTCTATGCTATTGAATTTCTATTTAACTGAGTTGATTTGTATTGGGGAAAACTGACAGCTTTTCAATATTGAGTTTTCTAGTACATGAACGTGTTATAGGATCCATTTACTTCTTTATCTTAAATTTCTCTCAGATTATTTTCTGATTCACTGTGGAATTCctgcagtttttttaaattatcattacttttaagattttgatATATTCCTATTTAAatagtattctttcttttttattgttttgtctttctgccttttctagggccaaacccttggcatatggaggttcccaggctaggggtttaatcggagttttagctgcctgcctacaccacagccacagcgacaccagatccaagccgtgtctgtgacctacaccagagctcatggccacaatggatccttaacccactgagcaaggtcatggactgaacccacaacctcatggatcctggttggatttgttaatcactgaaccatgatgggaactccttaaataatattcttaatgtcctcttatttttgcttcttttatatggaaataaattgattttgtttgttggctCTGCATccagaattcatttattagtccAATAATATTTTCCACATGTACATTAGTAACATCTTCCAATAATTAGGTTAATATCTACTTTTCCATTgatcatctttatatttttttctctgtgtaggCTAATCTctagtaaaatgttgaataaatactATAACAGAGAAAATCACTTTCTTGGTCCAAATTGCAGAAAGACCTTTcaaaatttttaacttaattatatttatcaaccCTATAGGTGTGATAAAGAAAGATACTTCAGTATCACTCTTGatggaaaatgttctttaatCTGTTACTCCCCAAACTAGGTTGAACACCATTTTAATATTGCAAATTTACTGTGAATCACAGTACTGTAGatgacattttataattttatgctaaattaaattttagcaataaagtttattaatttatctAGTTATTCAATGGTTTATTCTCCATGAATATGCAAATTATATAAGAACCAGGTTTTTTATTCTCTGTAATGCATCATTATAACCACATGATATAGTAGGCCGATGCTATTTTAGACATTAAAACCAAACCTGTTACCTTATGAATACTCCTTAGTGACCACATTCAATGCTACATTGGACAAAATAACCATGCAGCTGATCCCTGCCTCAATTCCTGGATATCTATGAGATACAATGAAATGGTATTGTTCTAAGCCACAAACTTTGGAGGTAATTTGTTAAGTAGTGCTAGAAAACTGAAATAGGACACTTCCAAATTGTTACAAAGCCAACTTTTGAAACTTTACTTCTATTCTTCTTCAAGATGGGTAATATGTTATTAACACAATTGTCATCTGTCACTGTCATCTGAACATTATCTCCTTTCGAATGATTACCttaatttttgcatgtgttttttagaCACCTTTCTTGATGCCATGACACCTACTTGAACAAAAGAACTAAATGGTGGATAAATTATGgctttgtgaaaaaaataaatcatttaaacgCATATTACTTTAAAGGAAAgacagattttaaagaaaaattaaaataaaaaaccttacGCAGATTGCATCATTTCCAAACCAGTTTGACTGAAAATGGGTCCAAAGGATTGCCTGTATATCAACTGGAAACATCTAAAGAAATACAGggactcttattttttaatggtaacttttttgtttttgttctttaatgattctatataatttcaattatatactctaccagaagaataaaaaataaatcatgaaaacTTGGACAATGGGTGAATCTATATGGGGGCAAAATAGTTCAATCCCATACATAATATATCACTAGATGCAAAcatgctttcatattttttgcattagtaaaaattaaagtaacaaaTTATTGAGATGCCGGAAGCATTATTTAGCCAAGCAGACAAAGTAAGTCTACAAAGACGAATTCAGAGATAAGTGGAGGGTAAGAATTGTATTATCACACCACCACATTTTAAGGATTCTTATGcagactttctatttttaatctttacttAGATGTGCtataaatcataaagaaataaattgagttttttgaaaggtaaaaatgtctaaaattataAGCACATAGATATTTAACAAATGTTCTCCAAAGGCTTATCATTTTATTatctaaaaatcattaaaagaaaaaagtgaatgaCAGTTATATAAGAAGGGAAGTATTAGAATTCATTGTGGTATAGGAAGAGGTATATGACATCAATTcctatgtaaaaatataaattttctcatAAAAAAGATTCCAATTACCAATAAATTTGTGAACTGAATACAAGATTTCCAAATACATAGTTTCTTATCAGCAAGACACCCTGTGGATAAAATCCTGATATCATAAAATTCATCACAAAACATTAAGCTCAGGAATAAGTAAAGATAATAAATCATAGTAAAGCgtgaaaagaaaactgaacatTATTTTGTGATTATACAATAGcagaatgaaataagaaaacaaaaattgagtTGAAATCAAGCAGGCAATGAAATAAACATTAAGGTACCAATTTCCTCAAGGTCATCAAGACATCCTTATTTCTCAGACTGTATATCAGGGGGTTAAACATTGGGGTGACAAGAGtgtagaaaagagagagaaacttgtCCATTCTGGATGAATTTTTGGATTTAGGTTGTAAGTATGCAATGACTGCAGTTCCAAAGAATAAAGTCACAACCATGACATGTGAAGAGCAAGTGGAGAAggcctttgcttttccttttgctGATGGCAACTTCAGGATGGTGGAGGCGATCTGACTGTAGGACCCAAGTATCAACAGAAAAGGGATCATAATAAACACCACAGCAATTGTGAAGAGCAGCATCTCATTCAGAAAAGTGTCTCCACAGGCCAGCTTGAATATTGGGGggatgtcacagaagaagtggttgaTTTTGTTGGATCTACAAAAGGGCAGAGAGAAAATCTGGCATGTCTGCCCTATCTCAATCAGAGCACTAGTGATCCAGCAGGCAGCCACCAGCTGGACACAGGCCTTGTGGTTCATGACTAGAGGATAGTGCAAAGGGTCACAAATGGCCACATagtggtcataggccatcactgtaAGAAGGAGGCACTCTATGTTTCCAAACGtgaaaacaaaactcatttgTGTGGCACAGGCAAACAGAGAAATGTGTCTTTTCTGAGTCCAAAGGTTTACGAGCATTCTGGGGAGAGTGACCGATACATAACAGATttccaagaaggaaaaattactgaggaaaaaatacataggtGTCTGGAGAGCTTTGTCAGTCCCGATTATGACAATGATGATGCCATTTCCCAGCAGAGTTAtcacataaacaaagaaaaatgtcacaaaaagaaacatttggagATTGGGAATATCAGAGAACCCAAGAAGAACAAATTCCATTATTGAAGTGAGATTTACATCCACGAGGTCTTTTTGGTGGTCCATCTGTGAAAGCAGTGCAATTAGACCTTAACCTTTGTAGatcttttttctaattctaaaaacTTAGAGGATTTTGGGGAATCTGCACATATGACTCTATCTTCAACTATTTCACTGCATTTTATATCCTGATCTCAAAGACCACAATTGAGATCCAGTGGAGAACACATGTTAAAttctaaatgtatatacatatttaatatctAACACTAGGCTCGACATCAGATGAAAGTGATGTTTGAGAatgctacatttttatttttcttctttttgggacACAGAAAAATTAGTCCATTTTACTATTCATGTTAGCACATGGTGTTCTGAGGCAGAAacatttgtatcacattttttCAGTGGTTGAGCACCGCCAAATTTTGAAATGGTAGTTTTTGATAATTTCTCAACTCTTCCATGGATGGTTTTAGTGTACATggcatttcttccctttcttatGGTGCAGCTGTAACTCTTACTATATGTGCATACACTTTATTTGAAACCATTCTGTTTGCGTTTATCTGTCAAAATAAACATCACTGTCATTAGGCATTATAATGCAAGACCTGTTATTACCTTTTATCCAAACATGCAGCAGAtgcttgaaaaatgtttttctaaccTATTTGACTGTTCAATTAACCATGACATATTTGAAAGAATTGCACTGATGTGATTTCTGAAACTCTGCCTAGTAAATCTATTATCCAGTTTCTTGCTATGTGAGATGAATTATTTTTgactaaattttattattttactaaaggaaattttattattactaaattttattattttactaacggaaattttattattactaaattttaatattttacagaaggaaatcaaaactgaaattatgaattatttatgGCTAATAGGCATTTGTTTAAAATACCAAAAgcagagaatatatattttagctGGAGTGTATGGGATCAAATATATTGTTACTGTAGGTAGTTGGATGTACAGAGCCTCAACTTTCCCATATATTGGAATATACTTGGACAATATGAGTATTTAAGCAAGACAGGTGATTAACATATTTTAGCATTCAATAATATTTGGCAAAGCAAAGACGATTTTAACTAAGCATTTTAACAACTATTGtgttaataatattttcttattttaaaataatcttgaatTGTGTGAATGTCCTCACATTATAttgtagataaagaaactgaggttcaaagattTACAtgactaaactaaaaaaaaattattcgaCCTCCAAGTGTCATGAGCACTGTGTGGAACGTAATTCATATATAGCGGATTTCTAAGATAGAAAAattgacaaggaaaaaaatgtggcttTCTAGAGGTCAGGGTCATTTTGTTATTAGAAATATGGTGCTATTGCCAATGAAGATAATGATATAGATGATGAAAAACAATCCAAATAGCAACCACTGGAAATGGCTGAACATCAGCTAAGGCCAAAAGAAGAAATTCCACCAATTTATTTAGATTATCTTCTGACAGAGCtgacttcagaaaaataaaataaaattccctaaACTCACCTTTCTTTAGAGACAAGGATATTGAGACTCACTAAAAGTGAATAATTTGACCAATTTTACATAGCTTTGTGATTGCAAACtagtgccttttaatttttttagttttaaatcccATATCCTTGATTTTTTATTCAGGTGATATtaagtagttttaaaatttttctacattttgcttcctcatttgtgaaaatcaaatgagataatgctgaTAAAATTATGACCTTTCAAATTTAAATAGATTGATTATTTATTACTTAGGACATATAGtataattattatgattattatattatgtttttgtttgttatagCCCATAACTAGCAAACCTGTATTTAACACAAATCATCAGGCCACCTGTTGATAATCACTTTTTTGCAGTCTCACCTTTCATCTGGGTCAGATCTAGAGCAAGAGAACCAGGATCTTAAAAAGCAAAGCTTCCCAGGTTCTCAGTCCTGCTCAGGGCTCATCCCACACTTGCACAGATCTTAATGTGGGTGCCCTCATCCATATTTCACCTAAGCATCTCTTGGCTCACCACTTGCCCCAGACACTTTCAGTTCTCTGTCCTGGTGGGATTGGACAGTGTCCACCAAATTTAGCATGGATACAGCATTACCAGTAAGGAGTGCACTTTTCCCAGATGACCAAATTGCATTATTTCCTCACTGCCTGCTAATTCTGTGGGCTCATGCAGGTTATACAATCTCCCAGGACCACAGTGCTCTCAGCTAAGTGACCCAGCTTCTGTTCCAACATTCAGGATAGTTATGAGACTTCAGACAATTAATTCATGTACAACACCTTGAAGAAGCTCTGGCATTTATAAAGATCTATGTGTGctagttattataaataaaaactaagattttattttctgaattttactCAGCCTTCTACACAACCTGAAAGCATTacctaaaattaacttttttgtaTCGCATGAAGATTATGGGAATGGAGTAAGATTTAAAGCAGTTATCAAATATTATAAAATCCCTAAGCAATTCACCTTTCAAGCTGTAAATTCTCCATGAATTTTCTGTCAGTATAGTTTTTTTGTGCTATCATCTTTACTTTGCAGAATCTAACATCTATAGTATGCATCACTATTTAGATCTTAGTATTGCAATTTCATCAATTCCTTTCATTCGCCTTTTCTTTAAGAGACACTAAATTACGTGCGTGGAAAGGGCTGTTACCATTTTTCTACTTGGATCCAATACAGATCCAAGAAAATTACAGTACACTTAATATGGTGCTCAGTATTAGATACTGAAATGAACTAAAGCAGTAGacattatttaaatgaaatatttgtagttcctgctgtggctcagtggtaataaacccaactagcagccatgagaatgggggttcaatccctggcctcattcagtgagctCAGGATCCTGGTTGCCAtgacctgaggtgtaggttgcagaagcagcttggatcttgcattgctgtggttgtgctgtatacctgcagctccaattcgacccccagacagggaattttcatatgccccagtgaagccctaaaagaaacaaaaaaattaaaaaaaaataaatgaaatcattgctcataaaagggagaaaataattaatacaggtgagaacaaaaaataagcaattttATGTATCACTTTGAAGATCAGTAGAATTTAATTTCAGTAATCTCACTCTTCTTACCTGAATATAACCACTTCcagtgataaataaaatataatttctaatcAGATGAGTCCAACTTTTCATACTTAATTTATCAACAGATAATATAAAACACAAGATTTATGTATATTATGCTCATtaggaaacaaaatagaaaaagcaaataattacTTTCTGTGAACCCACAAAAGtatattattctcttttcttgtaaatgtttatatgtttttttaatcaagtaaaataaaacaatattctaATGTTGTTGTGTTTAAACCCATGTCTCTATTCCCTGGAAAAATACAGTGTTTAAGGGAATATGTGATAAGATTTTAAATCGGTTTAATATTGGTCATATTAACTAAGCTTCTCTACCTACCTTAGTTATGCCTGTA
This is a stretch of genomic DNA from Sus scrofa isolate TJ Tabasco breed Duroc unplaced genomic scaffold, Sscrofa11.1 Contig53, whole genome shotgun sequence. It encodes these proteins:
- the LOC100512945 gene encoding olfactory receptor 10AG1-like, whose amino-acid sequence is MEFVLLGFSDIPNLQMFLFVTFFFVYVITLLGNGIIIVIIGTDKALQTPMYFFLSNFSFLEICYVSVTLPRMLVNLWTQKRHISLFACATQMSFVFTFGNIECLLLTVMAYDHYVAICDPLHYPLVMNHKACVQLVAACWITSALIEIGQTCQIFSLPFCRSNKINHFFCDIPPIFKLACGDTFLNEMLLFTIAVVFIMIPFLLILGSYSQIASTILKLPSAKGKAKAFSTCSSHVMVVTLFFGTAVIAYLQPKSKNSSRMDKFLSLFYTLVTPMFNPLIYSLRNKDVLMTLRKLVP